In Armatimonadota bacterium, the following are encoded in one genomic region:
- a CDS encoding N-acetylmuramoyl-L-alanine amidase, with the protein MRPAFAASVAALLAALVAVPAAADRFVAGGEPMPSPAPFQVLADKEEVCAPAVAALRRLGVQITAADGRIDMRAPNGASLIVRTGSDQALVNGVERALPAAVSRQGEHLFLPLRTVAWHLGIAYRWDQQSRTIFLHPRVTDITFARLPDKVRVTIGGSAQLSYSAGTLKQPPRIYVDVANADLFAAEQQILVNEADLVSVRASQNSLNPDSVRVVLDLKQEVPAYHHSTTDGGRTIVIDLPAPKLEPETAQGTVTVDSIRLVRRSDTVCALVVNASGAPVASLSDRRGTPQTVVELSNARLTEERVEGEHPLVESATAEQTGENEARIVLNLRSPQPAALARGPRGLCVLLGQVPPGDVTVVLDPGHGGGQPGAPGRSGLEEKTVNLAVALRAEKLLRAQGARVLLTRREDCSLIPLPVPAPRDQLRRELTMRAGVANKQGADVFISIHCNAGSASARGTETYYSTPRSLGLAKVLQQELLKGLGRKDGGVRRRKDFVVTSRSLMPAALVELAFLSSAEEEALLGSPEFQQRAAQAITDGVRRFAEEGGLLAYYAELESVKWVQTGAAAARSQPTPAAADSPGSGASAGDSR; encoded by the coding sequence ATGAGACCAGCTTTCGCAGCCAGCGTCGCAGCCCTGCTCGCAGCACTCGTTGCCGTACCCGCGGCGGCGGACCGCTTCGTCGCCGGCGGGGAGCCGATGCCGAGCCCGGCGCCCTTCCAGGTGTTGGCCGACAAGGAAGAGGTGTGCGCTCCCGCGGTGGCGGCGCTGCGACGCCTCGGGGTGCAGATTACCGCCGCCGACGGCCGCATTGACATGCGGGCCCCCAACGGGGCCTCGCTCATCGTTCGCACCGGCAGCGACCAGGCCCTGGTGAACGGCGTCGAGCGCGCCCTGCCGGCGGCGGTGTCGCGCCAGGGCGAGCATCTGTTCCTGCCCCTGCGCACCGTCGCCTGGCATCTCGGCATCGCTTACCGCTGGGATCAGCAGTCGCGCACCATCTTCCTGCATCCGCGGGTCACCGACATCACCTTCGCGCGCCTGCCCGACAAGGTGCGCGTCACCATCGGCGGCAGCGCCCAGCTCTCCTATTCCGCCGGCACCCTCAAGCAGCCGCCGCGCATCTACGTGGACGTCGCCAACGCCGACCTGTTCGCCGCCGAACAGCAGATCCTCGTCAACGAGGCGGATCTCGTGTCGGTGCGCGCCAGCCAGAATTCGCTCAACCCGGACTCGGTGCGCGTGGTGCTCGATCTCAAACAGGAGGTCCCAGCCTACCACCACAGCACGACCGATGGGGGGCGCACGATCGTGATTGACCTCCCCGCCCCCAAGCTGGAGCCGGAGACTGCGCAGGGAACCGTGACCGTGGACTCGATTCGCCTGGTGCGGCGCTCGGATACGGTCTGCGCCTTGGTGGTCAACGCCAGTGGCGCGCCGGTGGCGAGCCTGAGCGACCGCCGCGGCACGCCCCAGACCGTGGTCGAGCTCTCGAACGCGCGGCTGACGGAGGAGAGGGTCGAGGGCGAGCACCCGCTGGTCGAGTCCGCCACCGCCGAGCAGACGGGGGAGAATGAGGCGCGCATCGTCCTCAACTTGCGCAGCCCGCAGCCGGCGGCGCTGGCGCGCGGGCCCCGGGGCCTGTGCGTCCTGTTGGGGCAGGTGCCGCCGGGCGACGTGACGGTCGTGCTCGACCCGGGCCACGGGGGGGGCCAGCCGGGTGCGCCCGGGCGAAGCGGGCTGGAGGAGAAGACGGTGAATCTGGCGGTCGCCCTGCGCGCCGAAAAGCTGCTGCGCGCGCAAGGAGCGCGGGTCCTCCTCACCCGCCGCGAGGACTGCAGCCTCATCCCCTTGCCCGTCCCCGCCCCGCGCGACCAACTGAGGCGCGAGCTCACCATGCGCGCCGGCGTCGCCAACAAGCAGGGCGCCGACGTCTTCATCTCCATCCACTGCAACGCCGGGTCGGCGAGCGCCCGCGGCACCGAGACCTACTACTCCACTCCCCGCAGCCTCGGCCTCGCCAAGGTCTTGCAGCAGGAGCTGCTGAAAGGGCTCGGGCGCAAGGACGGCGGCGTGCGGCGCCGCAAGGACTTCGTCGTCACCAGCAGGTCGCTCATGCCCGCCGCACTGGTGGAGCTGGCTTTCCTCAGTTCCGCCGAAGAGGAGGCCCTGCTGGGCAGCCCGGAGTTCCAGCAGCGGGCGGCCCAAGCGATCACCGATGGCGTGCGGCGCTTTGCGGAGGAGGGCGGCTTGCTCGCCTACTATGCGGAGCTGGAATCGGTCAAATGGGTGCAGACCGGGGCCGCGGCCGCGCGGTCCCAGCCGACGCCGGCTGCGGCCGACTCGCCCGGGAGCGGCGCCTCCGCCGGAGATTCGAGATGA
- a CDS encoding anaerobic sulfatase maturase, whose translation MNRPRDFQLLIKPVSADCNLACRYCFYRRVGAMYPATPGHRMARDVLEHMIRTYLAPTRRGIATFSWQGGEPLLAGLDFFVDAFGLMARHGRGGQPVANAVQTNGVLLDREWARLFRAYSVLVGVSLDGPRHIHDHYRTGAAGGSFDAVMAGIGHLRDVGVEFNLLTLVTAASAPHGAEIYRFLRDRGFTHLQLIPCVEAGGGGGRAAEYAVSPAGYGDFLCAVFDAWREDGAGKVSVRLFDAIMERELRGRGSLCELDGPCSGYLVVEHNGDVYPCDFFVRPEWRLGNLMQDDFDALFATARWRDFCAQRAANAAACAGCEWLDLCRGGCCKDRLPAAGGDTRPMERRSYLCESYRRFFDHAAAELCRLARELAASPSCGER comes from the coding sequence ATGAATCGTCCACGGGACTTCCAGCTCCTTATAAAGCCCGTTTCCGCCGACTGCAATCTGGCGTGTCGCTATTGCTTCTACCGCCGCGTGGGGGCGATGTACCCTGCCACTCCCGGGCACCGCATGGCGCGCGACGTGCTCGAACACATGATCCGCACGTATCTGGCCCCGACGCGTCGGGGCATCGCCACCTTTAGCTGGCAAGGGGGAGAGCCGCTGCTGGCGGGGCTCGATTTCTTCGTTGACGCGTTCGGCCTCATGGCGCGTCACGGCCGTGGGGGCCAGCCGGTCGCCAACGCCGTGCAGACCAATGGCGTGCTCCTGGACCGCGAATGGGCGCGGCTGTTTCGGGCCTACAGCGTGCTCGTCGGCGTTAGCCTCGACGGCCCGCGCCATATCCACGATCACTATCGCACCGGGGCCGCCGGCGGCAGCTTCGACGCCGTGATGGCGGGGATTGGCCACCTGCGCGACGTCGGCGTGGAGTTCAACCTGCTGACGTTGGTGACCGCGGCCAGCGCGCCGCACGGGGCCGAGATCTACCGCTTCCTGCGCGACCGGGGCTTCACCCATCTGCAGTTGATCCCGTGCGTCGAGGCCGGCGGGGGCGGCGGCCGGGCCGCGGAATACGCGGTGTCCCCGGCCGGCTACGGCGACTTCCTGTGCGCGGTCTTCGACGCCTGGCGCGAGGACGGCGCGGGAAAGGTGTCGGTGCGGCTATTCGACGCCATCATGGAGCGGGAGCTCCGCGGGCGCGGCAGCCTGTGCGAGCTCGATGGCCCGTGCAGCGGCTACCTGGTGGTCGAGCACAACGGGGACGTCTATCCGTGCGACTTCTTCGTGCGGCCCGAGTGGCGGCTCGGCAACCTCATGCAGGATGACTTCGACGCCCTGTTTGCGACCGCGCGCTGGCGCGACTTCTGCGCGCAGCGGGCTGCCAACGCCGCCGCGTGCGCCGGGTGTGAATGGCTCGACCTGTGTCGCGGCGGGTGCTGCAAGGACCGGCTGCCGGCGGCCGGAGGTGACACGCGGCCGATGGAGCGGCGGTCTTACCTGTGCGAGAGCTATCGCCGCTTCTTCGACCACGCCGCCGCTGAGCTGTGCCGCCTGGCGCGGGAACTGGCGGCGTCACCATCGTGCGGAGAGCGCTGA
- a CDS encoding clostripain-related cysteine peptidase, with protein MRILVIAALLVAGALLMLMTAGCGGGSGSAVGSIEGYVFGQTLPAAAQTPMLALGRGPTPPPGYEPAPGALVMVTGGATVATTDAAGYFRLDRVAIGAQTLTISKSGFLTAVAQVTVVAGQVATVPNTLLQPSERKWTILVFLNADNDLEEFGVQDVNEMEMVGSSPEVDIIVQMDRIAGYDTSNGDWTGCRRLRVVKDSDTATISSPVLQDLGEVDMGDWRMLRDFVQWGVAAYPAEHYMVVLWDHGAGWRSARTAEARNPATRGVSYDWTVSSHISITDLPQALDVQPRLDIICFDASLMQMVEVAYQLRHFGRLMVGSEESPPGPGYAYQTFLASLVATPTMTPEQFAERIVTQTLDYYASIGYTSGLTQSAVALAKMDGVALAVDGFGRALATAMPAYSTQITSARTQAQRYAYPDNKDLYDFAQLISGLVARDNVVTAAQTVMQTVQDVVIAEAHNNARRNSHGLAIFVPGKNDYNDFYRPSYQQLEFAANTYWDNWLSVSPP; from the coding sequence ATGCGTATTCTCGTGATTGCGGCGCTGCTGGTGGCGGGCGCCTTGCTGATGTTGATGACGGCGGGCTGCGGCGGGGGCTCCGGCTCCGCCGTTGGCTCGATCGAAGGCTATGTGTTCGGGCAGACCCTGCCCGCCGCCGCGCAGACGCCGATGCTGGCGCTCGGCCGGGGGCCGACGCCGCCGCCCGGCTACGAGCCGGCGCCGGGGGCGCTGGTCATGGTCACCGGCGGCGCGACTGTCGCCACCACCGACGCCGCGGGCTATTTCCGCCTGGACCGGGTAGCCATCGGGGCGCAAACGCTGACCATCAGCAAGTCGGGCTTCCTGACGGCGGTGGCGCAAGTGACGGTGGTCGCCGGGCAGGTGGCCACGGTGCCGAACACGCTGCTGCAGCCCTCCGAGCGCAAATGGACGATCCTGGTATTCCTCAACGCCGACAACGACCTCGAGGAGTTCGGGGTGCAGGATGTCAACGAGATGGAGATGGTCGGCTCCTCGCCCGAGGTGGACATCATTGTGCAGATGGACCGCATCGCCGGCTACGACACCAGCAACGGCGATTGGACCGGGTGCCGGCGTCTGCGCGTCGTCAAGGATAGCGATACCGCGACCATCAGCTCGCCGGTGCTGCAAGACCTGGGCGAGGTGGACATGGGCGACTGGCGGATGCTGCGCGATTTCGTGCAGTGGGGCGTCGCCGCCTACCCCGCCGAGCACTATATGGTCGTCCTCTGGGACCACGGAGCGGGATGGCGCAGCGCGCGCACCGCCGAGGCGAGAAACCCCGCCACCCGCGGCGTCTCCTACGACTGGACCGTCAGCAGCCACATCAGCATCACCGACCTGCCACAGGCGCTCGACGTGCAGCCCCGGCTCGACATCATCTGCTTTGACGCCTCCCTCATGCAGATGGTCGAGGTCGCCTACCAGCTGCGTCATTTCGGTCGGCTCATGGTCGGCTCCGAGGAAAGCCCACCGGGGCCTGGCTATGCCTACCAGACGTTCCTGGCCAGCCTGGTGGCAACGCCCACCATGACGCCCGAGCAATTCGCCGAGCGGATCGTGACGCAGACGCTCGACTACTACGCTTCCATCGGCTACACCAGCGGCCTTACGCAGTCGGCGGTCGCGCTGGCGAAGATGGACGGCGTGGCCCTGGCAGTGGATGGTTTCGGGCGCGCCCTGGCGACGGCGATGCCCGCCTACTCCACGCAGATAACCTCCGCCCGCACCCAGGCCCAGCGCTACGCCTACCCCGACAACAAGGACCTCTACGACTTCGCCCAACTCATCAGCGGCCTCGTCGCGCGCGACAACGTCGTCACCGCCGCCCAGACGGTGATGCAAACGGTGCAGGACGTGGTCATCGCCGAGGCGCACAACAACGCCCGCCGCAACTCCCACGGCCTGGCGATATTCGTCCCCGGCAAGAACGACTACAACGACTTCTATCGCCCCAGCTACCAGCAGCTCGAGTTCGCGGCGAATACGTACTGGGACAACTGGCTGAGCGTCAGTCCGCCGTAG
- the alr gene encoding alanine racemase, giving the protein MKSTWNAWVEVDTAAMRRNAAAVCRLVGAGVQVMAVVKADGYGHGALAAARAALEGGASWLGVASVEEGAQLRAQGIAAPVLVLGCGLPDQAAQVVEQGLTQTLATGEMARALSAAAVGAGAEVGVHIKVDTGMGRLGVLPHQAAAFARLANDLPGLRVEGMCSHLATADDDDPTCARAQARRFQQTLAELAAQGIEPPLRHLANSAAVVRFPEMHFDLVRAGLLIYGLNPLRRPLTELDLVPALAWKTRIACVRRVPAGQPLSYGGLYVTPRPSRIACLPVGYADGFPRALTNVGTVLVGGRRCPVVGAVCMDQTLVDIGDADAQVGDEVVLIGEQARERITANDLAAAQGTVVHEVVARLGKRLPRICADEVATQEGDT; this is encoded by the coding sequence GTGAAGAGCACTTGGAACGCGTGGGTCGAGGTTGACACCGCGGCGATGCGCCGCAATGCCGCGGCCGTGTGCCGCCTCGTCGGCGCCGGCGTGCAGGTGATGGCGGTGGTCAAGGCCGACGGCTACGGCCACGGCGCCCTGGCGGCGGCACGGGCGGCGCTGGAGGGAGGCGCATCGTGGCTGGGTGTGGCAAGCGTCGAGGAGGGGGCCCAGCTTCGAGCGCAGGGGATCGCAGCGCCGGTGCTGGTGCTGGGGTGCGGCCTGCCCGACCAGGCGGCGCAAGTGGTGGAACAAGGGCTGACGCAGACGCTGGCGACGGGGGAGATGGCGCGCGCGTTGTCGGCGGCGGCGGTCGGGGCGGGCGCCGAGGTGGGCGTGCACATCAAGGTGGACACCGGCATGGGGCGGCTCGGCGTGCTTCCGCATCAGGCGGCGGCCTTTGCGCGCCTGGCGAACGATCTGCCCGGTCTGCGCGTCGAGGGCATGTGCTCCCATCTCGCCACCGCCGATGATGATGACCCAACCTGCGCGCGGGCGCAGGCCCGGCGTTTCCAGCAGACCCTGGCCGAACTCGCGGCCCAGGGCATCGAGCCGCCGCTGCGCCACCTCGCCAATAGCGCCGCGGTCGTGCGCTTCCCGGAGATGCATTTCGACCTGGTGCGGGCGGGGCTGTTGATCTACGGGCTCAATCCGCTGCGGCGGCCGCTGACCGAGCTTGACCTGGTACCGGCGCTGGCGTGGAAGACCCGCATCGCCTGCGTCAGGCGGGTGCCGGCGGGGCAGCCGCTCAGCTATGGCGGGCTCTACGTTACCCCGCGTCCGAGCCGTATCGCATGCTTGCCGGTGGGATACGCGGACGGATTCCCGCGCGCCCTGACCAACGTCGGCACGGTGCTGGTCGGCGGGCGGCGCTGCCCGGTGGTGGGCGCGGTGTGCATGGATCAGACGCTGGTGGATATCGGCGATGCCGACGCGCAGGTGGGTGACGAGGTGGTGCTTATCGGGGAACAGGCCCGGGAGCGAATCACCGCCAATGATCTGGCCGCCGCCCAGGGGACGGTGGTGCACGAGGTCGTAGCGCGCTTGGGGAAGCGACTCCCGCGCATCTGCGCGGACGAGGTCGCGACGCAGGAGGGCGACACATGA
- a CDS encoding proton-conducting transporter membrane subunit, producing the protein MNASSAVLLNWLLFFPFVAAVVIAAFPRILRLLPAQERSLALGAPGATAVATVLLSLGVAGAMGAAIAREGYVYADYLWTPAFFQLRLRLDALGFYALLAILAALLPTAVWASATGARDHLRWAGFAGALGAFTGVVLAADLVVLYIFWELSALALWVALAPPFAPGKRFLAWSHAGGLCVLVAVLLVAGMTLDTHIYSAGPGLLMQRLSWVKWVGLLLLVGLAFKLGLAPAHSWLRDLTHAGSGIWGVALPGVGLVTAGYGAIRLVSYILPSYAAAALAWLPALLGLITVVYAGMRALLADDPATGVSFLLAAAAGQVAFALGVGMRGASAGLTGAIALLLPLALGASLLGAGGAGGLGAATWRDLRGRFRSAPAQGTALLAGVWTLAGAPPLAGFWAQRAVVAAARHEGVGLSALALIAPILFAAYGVRAATIGFARDGGSPGREPRWRGWWVFGVVLLSAALGMAPGLWMPYVLKITQSLTGG; encoded by the coding sequence GTGAACGCATCCAGCGCCGTGCTTCTCAACTGGCTGCTCTTCTTCCCGTTCGTGGCGGCTGTGGTCATCGCCGCCTTCCCGCGCATCCTGCGCCTGCTCCCCGCGCAGGAGCGCTCCCTCGCGCTGGGCGCGCCGGGCGCTACCGCCGTCGCCACGGTCCTGCTCTCGCTGGGCGTTGCGGGCGCCATGGGCGCCGCAATCGCCCGCGAAGGCTACGTCTACGCCGACTATCTGTGGACCCCTGCTTTCTTCCAGTTGCGGCTGCGGCTTGACGCTCTGGGGTTCTATGCCCTGCTGGCGATTCTGGCGGCGCTGCTTCCGACGGCGGTATGGGCGAGCGCGACCGGCGCGCGCGACCACTTGCGCTGGGCCGGTTTCGCGGGGGCGCTGGGCGCGTTTACGGGCGTGGTGCTCGCGGCGGACCTGGTGGTGCTGTACATCTTCTGGGAGCTGTCCGCGCTCGCGCTGTGGGTGGCGCTCGCGCCGCCGTTCGCCCCCGGCAAGCGGTTCCTGGCCTGGAGCCACGCGGGCGGGCTGTGCGTCCTGGTGGCGGTGCTGCTGGTCGCCGGGATGACGCTTGACACGCATATCTACAGCGCCGGCCCCGGTTTGCTCATGCAGCGCCTATCCTGGGTGAAATGGGTGGGGCTGCTGTTGCTGGTCGGTCTCGCGTTCAAGCTGGGGTTGGCGCCGGCGCACTCCTGGCTGCGGGATCTGACGCACGCGGGGAGCGGCATCTGGGGGGTGGCCCTGCCGGGAGTCGGTCTGGTGACGGCGGGGTACGGAGCGATCAGGCTCGTGTCCTACATACTCCCGTCATACGCCGCGGCGGCACTGGCGTGGCTGCCGGCGTTGTTGGGGCTGATCACCGTGGTCTACGCGGGGATGCGGGCGCTGTTGGCCGATGACCCGGCCACGGGCGTAAGCTTCTTGTTGGCCGCGGCGGCCGGCCAGGTCGCGTTCGCCCTCGGCGTGGGGATGCGCGGGGCGAGCGCTGGTCTCACCGGGGCGATCGCACTGCTGCTCCCGCTGGCTCTGGGGGCGTCCCTGCTCGGCGCCGGCGGCGCGGGAGGCTTAGGCGCAGCCACCTGGCGCGACTTGCGCGGCAGGTTCAGATCTGCTCCGGCGCAGGGCACCGCGCTGCTCGCGGGGGTCTGGACGCTGGCGGGCGCGCCCCCGCTCGCTGGATTCTGGGCGCAGCGCGCAGTCGTCGCCGCGGCGCGGCACGAGGGGGTGGGTCTGAGCGCGCTGGCGCTCATCGCGCCGATCTTGTTCGCGGCCTACGGCGTGCGGGCGGCGACGATTGGCTTCGCGCGCGATGGAGGTTCCCCCGGGCGGGAACCGCGATGGCGCGGGTGGTGGGTGTTCGGGGTCGTGCTCTTATCCGCAGCCCTGGGGATGGCGCCTGGCCTGTGGATGCCCTACGTGCTGAAGATCACACAGAGCCTGACGGGAGGCTGA
- a CDS encoding C40 family peptidase, which produces MALCALPTPSAVIASAPLINDALTQSYESLQPVLRSEPPPPRTAASGGDLVDTARRYRGVRYRWAGMSSRGMDCSGLIARVLRANGVRAPHNAAQLFKLGETVRFADLRPGDLLFFKTSRRGISHVGMYVGEDKFIHASSGAGRVVTTSIYDPYYSKRLKGARRLGETSE; this is translated from the coding sequence GTGGCCCTTTGCGCCCTCCCCACGCCCAGCGCCGTGATCGCCTCCGCCCCCCTCATCAACGACGCGTTGACACAGTCGTACGAATCCCTGCAGCCCGTGCTTCGCAGCGAACCGCCGCCACCTCGCACAGCGGCATCCGGCGGCGACCTGGTGGATACGGCACGCCGCTACCGGGGGGTGCGCTATCGGTGGGCGGGCATGAGCAGCCGCGGCATGGACTGCTCGGGGCTCATCGCCCGCGTGCTGCGCGCGAACGGCGTCCGCGCGCCCCACAACGCCGCCCAGCTTTTCAAGCTGGGCGAAACGGTGCGTTTTGCGGATCTGCGGCCCGGCGACCTGCTGTTCTTCAAGACCAGCCGCCGCGGCATTTCCCACGTTGGGATGTACGTCGGCGAGGATAAGTTCATCCACGCCTCGAGCGGCGCGGGCCGCGTCGTCACCACCAGCATCTACGACCCCTACTACTCCAAGCGCCTCAAGGGCGCCCGCCGGTTGGGGGAGACCTCCGAATAG
- the murG gene encoding undecaprenyldiphospho-muramoylpentapeptide beta-N-acetylglucosaminyltransferase, whose protein sequence is MAPAAAERDELRVAIAAAGTGGHVYPAIAIARAVIARNPRARILFIGTRERIESRIVPAAGFDLATISVRGLRGRQPLLRRLRSAADLLSGRSLRQSLRLLRQHRPHVVVGLGGYVSGPVIVAARLLRIPRMTVEQNQRPGFTSRATARMSRVLCVVSPQSAEYCRELFGPKLRIEVTGNPVRREIIEARREEALAALGLAADRLTIVVVGGSIGSRNLNLAFSGALERLARHDAIARRIQVLHLTGSANSVHPDANALAAAGLPYQAREYLDDIQLALAAADVIVTRGGGSALAEITVRGVPAIVIPWAGAASSEQEQNARLLAEAGAAIIIRDAELNAGVLAKMLREVIEDDERREAMARRSKALGRPDAADKVAAIIEELAGRQ, encoded by the coding sequence ATGGCGCCCGCCGCCGCGGAGCGAGACGAGCTGCGAGTCGCCATCGCCGCCGCCGGCACCGGCGGACACGTCTATCCCGCCATCGCCATCGCCCGCGCCGTGATCGCTCGCAATCCCCGCGCCCGCATTCTCTTCATCGGCACCCGCGAGCGCATCGAGTCGCGCATCGTGCCCGCCGCCGGCTTCGACCTCGCCACCATCTCCGTGCGCGGCCTGCGCGGCCGCCAGCCGCTGCTGCGCCGCCTGCGCAGCGCGGCGGATCTGCTCTCCGGGCGCAGCCTGCGCCAGAGCCTGCGCCTCCTGCGCCAGCATCGCCCGCACGTTGTGGTCGGCTTGGGCGGCTATGTCAGCGGCCCGGTCATCGTCGCTGCGCGCCTGCTGCGCATCCCGCGCATGACCGTCGAGCAGAACCAGCGCCCCGGCTTCACCAGCCGCGCCACCGCCCGCATGTCGCGAGTGCTGTGCGTTGTATCCCCGCAGTCCGCCGAATACTGCCGCGAGCTGTTCGGCCCCAAACTGCGCATCGAGGTCACCGGCAACCCGGTGCGCCGCGAGATCATCGAGGCTCGGCGCGAGGAGGCGCTTGCCGCCCTCGGCTTGGCCGCCGATCGCCTTACCATCGTCGTCGTCGGCGGCAGCATCGGCTCCCGCAACCTCAATCTCGCCTTCTCCGGCGCCCTCGAGCGCCTGGCGCGCCACGACGCCATCGCCCGGCGCATCCAGGTCCTGCACCTGACCGGCAGCGCCAACTCCGTCCATCCGGATGCAAACGCCTTGGCCGCGGCCGGGCTTCCCTACCAGGCGCGGGAGTATCTCGACGACATCCAGCTTGCCCTTGCCGCCGCCGATGTCATCGTCACCCGCGGTGGGGGCTCCGCGCTGGCGGAGATTACAGTGCGCGGGGTGCCCGCCATCGTCATTCCCTGGGCGGGGGCGGCGAGCAGCGAGCAGGAGCAGAACGCGCGCCTCTTGGCCGAGGCCGGCGCCGCGATCATCATTCGCGATGCCGAGCTCAACGCCGGGGTGCTGGCGAAGATGCTGCGCGAGGTGATCGAGGACGACGAGCGCCGCGAGGCCATGGCCCGCCGCAGCAAGGCGCTGGGGCGCCCCGACGCCGCCGACAAGGTCGCGGCGATCATCGAGGAGCTGGCGGGGCGGCAGTAA